From bacterium, a single genomic window includes:
- a CDS encoding cupin domain-containing protein produces MEVVRPQRSQARPTDTPENFGGTVRMQRWRQAKDPTAVDLVAVFFDAGSRTRPHVHKSDQVLYVVEGEGIVATERERRIIRPGEIVIVPAGEWHWHGATATAAMCHLSTRPAGPTDWNAPLRDWETYMEGAR; encoded by the coding sequence ATGGAAGTCGTTCGCCCGCAGCGCAGCCAGGCCCGTCCCACCGATACGCCGGAGAACTTCGGCGGGACCGTACGCATGCAGCGGTGGCGGCAGGCGAAGGACCCGACGGCGGTCGACCTCGTCGCGGTGTTTTTCGACGCCGGCTCACGGACGCGGCCGCACGTCCACAAGTCCGATCAGGTGCTGTACGTCGTCGAGGGCGAGGGCATCGTGGCGACCGAGCGCGAGCGGCGGATCATCCGGCCGGGAGAGATCGTGATCGTGCCGGCCGGCGAATGGCACTGGCACGGCGCGACCGCGACCGCGGCGATGTGCCATCTGTCCACGCGGCCCGCCGGACCCACGGACTGGAACGCGCCGCTCCGGGATTGGGAGACCTACATGGAAGGCGCGCGCTAG